A genomic window from Quercus lobata isolate SW786 chromosome 10, ValleyOak3.0 Primary Assembly, whole genome shotgun sequence includes:
- the LOC115964630 gene encoding lipid transfer-like protein VAS, with the protein MASNKQHIITLLVLFSFIVGFSQITSDVFGPAASGGVESFPCLKNLAPCQPYLKGSYVAPAICCEQLKVTITNDLKCLCDILAHNDLLKTFNITPVELMKLPKECGIDIKQSACKVAPPPGSSTNGSFSHNSTPSSSLKSAAYGITLQPRLDRLESSPGVNAILVQSQKSELWW; encoded by the exons ATGGCTTCCAACAAACAGCATATTATAACATTGCTTGTTTTGTTCTCGTTTATTGTGGGTTTCTCTCAAATAACTTCGGACGTGTTTGGGCCGGCAGCTTCAGGGGGTGTTGAATCATTCCCATGCTTGAAGAACCTCGCTCCTTGTCAACCATACTTGAAGGGCTCCTATGTTGCACCGGCAATATGCTGTGAGCAATTGAAGGTGACAATCACCAATGATCTCAAGTGCCTCTGCGACATATTAGCCCATAATGACCTCTTGAAGACTTTCAACATTACCCCGGTGGAGCTCATGAAGCTTCCTAAGGAGTGCGGTATTGATATTAAGCAGTCAGCATGCAAAG TTGCACCCCCGCCTGGATCTTCCACCAATG GTTCTTTCTCACACAACTCTACACCTTCAAGCAGTCTAAAAAGTGCAGCCTATGGGATCACTTTG CAACCCAGGCTTGATAGATTAGAATCTAGTCCCGGAGTGAATGCCATTTTGGTACAGAGTCAGAAAAGCGAGCTGTGGTGGTAG
- the LOC115964629 gene encoding TPR repeat-containing thioredoxin TDX-like, protein MRLLDDEMENNYTQENGFWVESMLKGMNRFMRLLDDEMENGFYKMKMYCTYLLEVILSCFGIITGEVISIHSVSELEPKLKAASKTARLAILYFTATWCGPCRMISPLYTSLAGKYAKVVFLKVDIDEAKDVAACWNISSVPTFFFLKNGKEVDKVVGADKSALERKIAQHAG, encoded by the exons ATGAGGCTTTTGGATGATGAGATGGAGAACAACTACACCCAGGAGAACGGGTTTTGGGTTGAGTCCATGTTAAAGGGGATGAACAGATTTATGAGGCTTTTGGATGATGAGATGGAGAACGGCTTCTATAAGATGAAGATGTA TTGCACTTATTTATTGGAAGTTATCTTATCATGCTTTGGGATTATAACAGGGGAGGTTATCAGTATTCACTCTGTTAGTGAACTGGAACCAAAGTTGAAAGCTGCTTCAAAAACAGCTCGCCTGGCAATCCTATACTTCACTGCAACATGGTGTGGTCCTTGCCGTATGATTTCTCctctttacacaagcttagctGGCAAGTACGCAAAAGTTGTTTTCCTGAAAGTTGACATAGATGAGGCGAAGGACGTAGCCGCATGCTGGAATATTAGTAGCGTTCCgacctttttctttcttaaaaatgGTAAGGAGGTTGACAAGGTTGTTGGGGCAGACAAAAGTGCTCTTGAAAGGAAGATCGCACAGCATGCAGGATAG